GGGCGGCTGCTTGCAGTGGCGTTAGCTAACATTTGATCAGAAATGGAGAAGAAGTGGGATCTAATTCAAGAAAGCTTTTCTGGAAAAGCGCCTAGGCGTTGTAAAAGCAAGGGGCTTGGTGGATCCTAGCACCTTTCTGCCTCTGTTGCATCATCAGAGgctcagaaaaagcattttatgaGAAAGTGCAGAATAAATGGGATCTAATTCCAGAAGGCTTTCCTGAAATAGCATCTAGGCCTTGTAAAAGTAAAGGTTTTGGTGGATCGTAACACCTTTCTGCCTTTACATCATCAGAGGCTCAGAAAAGTGTTTTGAGTTTGAGGGGGattcattcagcgtgacctggacaggctggaaagttgggcagagaggaacctgatgaggttcaacaaaggcaaatgcagggtcctgcacctggggaggaacaaccccatgcatcagtacaggcttggggcggacctgctggagagcagctctgcggagagggacctgggtgtcctggtggacgacaggttaaccatgagccagcagtgtgccctggctgccaggaaggccaatggcattctgggatgcatcaagaggagtgtggccagcaggtcgagggaggttctccttcccctctacactgccctagtgaggccccatctggagtactgtgtccagttctgggctccccagttcaagaaagatgaagagctactggagagagtccagcggagggctacaaggatggtgaggggactggagcatctctcctacgaggagaggctgagggagctgggcttgttcagcctgaagaagagaacgttctgtgattctgtgggatcaGCTCTGCTAAAGTGAAGGGTATTTAAGGTCACACAGGGaagcggcctccttttttttactCGGATATACAATAGCTGTGACCACCAACAGGGTGAAAaaggagcacagaatcacagaatggtagtggttggaagggacctctgtgggtcatctagtccaaccctcctgcagaagcagggtcacctacagtaggttgtagaggaccttgtccaggcgggtcttgaatatctccagagaaggagactccacagcctccctgggcagcctgggccagggctccgtcaccctcagagggaagaagttcttcctcatgttcagactgaacttcctgtgcttcagtttgtgcccattgtcccttgtcctgttgctgggtaccactgaaaagagcttggccccatcctcctgacacccacccttcagatatttgtaagcatttataaggtccccctcttagccttctcttcttcaggctgaacaagcccagctccctcaacctctcctcgtagtggagatgctccagtcccctcatcatcctcgtagccctccgctggactctctccagtagctcctcatctttcttgaactggggagcccggaactggacacagtactctagatgaggcctcaccaggtagaggggaaggagaaccaccctcgacctgctggccacactcttcttgatgcaccccaggatcccattggctttcttggcagccagggcacactgctggctcatggttaacctgtcgtccaccaggacacccaggtccctctccgcagagctgctctccagcaggtccaccccaagcctgtactggtgcatgaggttgttcctccccaggtgcagaaccctgcatttggctttgttgaacctcatcaggttcctctctgcccagctttccagcctatccaggtcacgctgaatggcagcacagccttctggtgtatctaccacacctcccagtttggtgtcatcagcaaacttgctgagggtacattctaactcttcatccaggtcgttgatgaagaagttaaacaagactgggcccagtactgacccctgggggacatcactagttaccggcctccaactagactcagcgccactgatgacaaccctctgagttctgccattcagccagttctcaatccaccccaccgaccactcatccagcccacacttcctgagcctccctaggaggatgttatgggagactgtatcgaaagccttgctgaagtctaggtagacagcatctacggctctcccttcatctacccagccagtcatgtcatcgtagaaagctatcagattggtcaggcatgatttccccttggtgaatccatgctgactactcctgataaccttcttttcttccacttgcttgttgatgacctccaggataagctcctccatcacctttcccagaatggaggtgaggctgaccggcctgtagttccctgggtcctccttcttgccctttttgaagattggagtgacattggcctttctccagtcctcgggcacctctcctgtcctccaggacctctcaaagatgatggagagtggctcagcaatgacatccgccagctccctcagcattcgtgggtgcattccatcagggcccatggatttgtggacgttcagatcgcttaagcgatccctcacacagtcctccttgaccaagggaaagtcatcctctctgtaggcttcttctcttacctccggggcctgagattcctgagggccagtcttagcactgaagactgaagcaaagaaggcattcagtagctctgccttctctgcatcctccgtcaccaggacactcgcctcattcagcagcggccccacgttgtccctagccttccttttgctgctgatgtagttgaagaaggccttcttgttgtttttgacatcccttgccagcttcaattccaggtgggccttggccttcctcattgcatccctgcacgctctgaccacattcctgtattcttcccaagcggcctgcccctccttccacattccatggacctttctcttccacctgatctccgctagaagctccttgttcaaccatgcaggtctcctgcttcctttgctcgatttctttctcagggggatgcaccgctcctgagcatggaggaagtgatgtttaaagagtgaccagcactcttggacccccctgccttcgagagccctggctcacgggatttctgccagtagctccttgaagaggccaaactcagccctcctgaggtccaaggttttgatcctgcttatcgccctgcttcctccacgcaggatcctgaactcgaccatttcatggtcactgcagccgagtctacctccgaccttcacatcctccaccagtccctccttgtttgttaatacaaggtccagcagagcgcctttccttgttggttcctccaccacttgcatcagaaagttatcatcgatgctctgtaggaacctcctggattgcgcctgcctagctgtgtggtcttcccagctgatgtcagggtggttgaagcagaagcagaagcactgacTTCTACAAAATTAGCCAGTGGTTGTTTTCACAGTTGATGTCACCTGAGAAGGAGCCCCTGTGTGTTCAGGAAACAACATGTTCTTGACTTCAGCTGCCCCATTCCTTATGACCTTTAGTATAACAAATGTATCCCAAAGTGAAAACACTGCACTAAATGataggaattatttttcttttactagtTACACTTGGACTGTGTAGACCTGTGTTATCTATATTATCCTATTAGATATTTCTTACTAACTAGATGATCACACAGCTTTGTAAGGTTCTGTTTAATGGAAGGGAGGAgccctagggaaaaaaaatacatatacagaCATATATATGTGCAGATAAACTCCCCTACTATTAAGGAAACAGCTGGTGCAAAAACCTTATTCATATATTGGCCCTACCTGCAGAACCACCCTACTGACAGAGAAGAGACAGAGAAATTAGGCACTCTTGACAGAGAGTGGAGGCTATGTCATGTTCCACCAAAGCTGCCTCAGCTGGGAAGCTACAAATTAGCTGCAGTTGTGGTTGTAGCTTGTGGACTGTTTACATTTTTCTGGTGGAAATTGGCTTAAGGGCAACAAATCAATTGCAGGAAGCAATCAGAAGGTACTGAGGGTTTGGTTTTACTGCTGTGGGTTTATATTTGAAAGGTATAGGACTAAAATAAAAGCATGTAATCTTCATAATCAGTTATTTGAGATCCACAGTTCTACTGTGGACTAACTTTTGTATGAGGTGACTTtactgatgggttttttttgccaccTGTGACCTCAGTTTTACAGTCTGAAAGCAGTTTGATTTGTACCATCTTCAGAGTAGGTGTCTGCTGCTTGGAAACCTTTCAGAATGATGAGTTTCGCTGAATTATTCCATCGGCATTTTTAGATGCTTGACGATATTTTTAGGTCTGGGGTATAGATGTTCCTTCTGAAAGGGCAGAAACATGCCTGGGAAAAGGACCAAGCGGCTTTGAGAGATCGGAGGTAGCAGGCTGCCTTTCACCGCTTGAAAAGGCTGCTGGGAGGCCGGGCTCGGGGAAGAAAAAGCCTTTAGGTTCTGCTGCACAGCAGGCTTTCTCTGCATTGCTTGTGGGAAGGCTTTCCTGCGACAAGGTTTCGTTCCTGCTAAGCAGTTAATTTGACCTGGATTTTGTCCACCTGCTAAGGTTCTTGAGGGTGGAGCTGGGTGATAAAGGGTTGGCCCTGGGATGCCATACACAAAATTGAGGAGGAGGTAATGCTGTGTTCCCGCAGGCAGTCTCTGCAGGGTCACCCGCGGCCACAGGCTGGAGAGGCTCCGTAAAGCCTCCTGGTTCCACGTGGCGGTGGGGAAGCCGTCCTCAGTGTGATAAAGCCGAGAGAAATAGATGCAGAGCGTGATTTCTGGATACTTCAGCAAGAAATTGTAGATTTTACTTATGCAGCAGTGGTAAGCCTCGTTACAAGGAGAGTAATTTGCGTAGAGGATGATGCATCTGATGTTTTTATAGACATCTGTAACTGCATCCAGATAACCGCCCACCTCAAACAGCATAGATTCTGGGTGGTTGTCTTGCTCGGTACAGTCTGTGGCGTGGCCCTTTTGGACTACTGTGCCCGAGAAACTCCTCAGTTCGTAGAAGAGAAGGTGTTTGCTTTGGAGAGTTGTCGTTGATCTGTATGGGAAGCCAAAGACCCTTTGAAATTCTGCGTAAGGGACTCTGGCTTCTTCACCCGTGCGTATGTGGTAGGGACAACTGGCACAGGTGTGGTTCTGTCTCAGACAGCAATAGGGCTTTACCACAGTGCCCTGGTTTGTCAGGTATTCTTGGAAAATTGGTTTCTCTCTTGGATTCATATTCTGTTGAAAAATCTCCCTGTTGATGTGCTATAAAGCTGACAGCTCtgaatgaaaaaggaaagtaacattttaatttaaCCCTTCAATTTGTCTTGCACTTGAACTGCAAGAGGAGACCGTCTCCTCAAAAATGTACTCAAACTTGTAGCAGTGTGTCGAAACTTGGTCGATGACACAGAGAACAAGGCTCTCTTGCAGCCTGGGTGAGTTTTTGGTTTTCACAAGCTAGCCTTTTTGCTAAACCAgagtaaaaaatatttctctggctTCTGGCCTCTTACCTTAGACAGGAGGAACTGTATAATAGAAACAGGAGTGGATTGGCAGATAAGCTTTACGTAatctggcaaaacaaacaagtaaacacaaacaaaagaaaggtATCATTaccagctcagcagctccagTTCAGGGTAAGAGCAAATATTTCTGCATCTTCCTTCCCTGGCTTTTTAGGATTGGTTCAGAGTTTCCACTTTAGGGAAGGCTGcaagctttcttttcaaaattagttGGTGAAGAAGAAAGTTACTATTGCCTCCCTGGTTTTGGCAGCTCAGCCATCGAAGCGTCTTTCCCGGGTGCGGTAACTGTGCTCCGGTTGTAATGGTGGTGGTGGCAGATGGGCTCCTTTCGGTGTTTACAGGTGCCAAGTGCTAGGAGACAAGAATACAAACAGGATTTTCTTACGTATGGCTAGCCACCTGTGGTAGTTACGCCTCTGTTCTTTGCCTGTCAATATTTGTTTGCTAGCTTAAGTGATTAAGCTTCATTTGTTTCTTTGCTGCTCTTTTGATAGAAGGTTTCTACAGCTGAAAGATGGATGTTGTGCTAACAAATGAGTTACTAAATTAGTTTCCAGGTGAGTGTTATTTCTCTGTGTGTCCATCTGTTGTGCTGGCTGGGCAGAATGCTCATGCTGTACTTCTCTCTCGCATGCAGGCGACAAGCGTGTCGCTTCTTAAAAAAGTTTGTGCGTACCCCTCACTGCGACTGCAACTCAAGCAAGCAGCGGGCCGTTTCGTGAGGAAGCAAGGCATGCCTGCTTTCCTTGGTCTGGGTTCCAGGTGAGTGCAAGCACAAGTTTTGTGTAGATGAACAGCTTCTGGCTCAAGCGCCGAGGCAGataataatttttcttcactgctgctcTAATCGAGCCACTCATCATCCTTGGATCTGGTTTAATTCTGTTACTGCTTTTCTGACTATGAACAACATTTCCATCTGCATATTTTATTACAGCTTGCTTCTGcattccaggttgttttgccCTCCGACTGTCAGTATTTCATGTTCTTCTAAAATTACTAAGTTGAttcatttgctttgctttccactCCTGACTCTATGCCAACTTCCATGTATTTTCCCCGTGTTGGAGCTCTTTCCTGATCCAGGCCGTTGTGCTGTTCTCATTGGGATTACTTCTAAACATTGGCTTCCTGACGTCAGGAGTGCTCCATTTGTCATTTTTGatgtttctgtatgtttttgaTGTTCGGttgtgctctgtgctgtgcttgcaACATAATCATGGCAGCGGTGTgtctcagaaaatgaaaactgcatTTGCTACCTAGCAGAAGAAAGAGCAGGTCTGAAGAAGGGAGTGTTTTTCTTTGTAGGGGCATGTTAGCAGAGAGTTATCACCACCTCGCCAGTTCTCCTGTACGTTGCCAATATGATTAAAGACAATTTGTAAAGCTGCAAATAAGGGGCAAAGGTTCTGATTCCTTCTGTCGCTGCTGGTATTTTTGCAGAGCTGGAGTGGCCGCTCGATGGCAATGTTGCACACCGGAGATGGATCACATTTTATGCTTGCGGTGGAGGCGATGCCTGGAACTCTGTTTCAGTGTGTTTAAAGCGATGCCGCTAGAGAGACCTAAAATTTTACATCTCCCTCTAGAACTtgcctttgtttgtttgtttatggtTTGGCCTGATCAAAACGCAGCAGATACTCAGTCTTCTCCATGAATAGTGTCACATCCTTACAGGTTGGGGGTCAAATCCCAAACTACTCAGTTTGATGGATTAATTGGAAGAGCATTCCCTCAACCCGAGCGCATTTCTGTGTGCTGCACCAGCCCTTGGCTCCTTTGCCAGCGCTGTCCCTGTGAGCCTGCCGGGGCTCGCAGTGACATGGGCCGCTCACTCTGCCTCTGCGGGCTCCAGCCTTCCCACCGGTCCGAATCCTCTGCCAGCTCTGATGAGCAGAGAGAGCCAGGGAGCAGAATCCCAATGAATCTGTCAATATAAAGGGCAGAGGCTTCTCATTTGCCACGTATATCAGTCCCGTAACCGGTTTGGGGGTGCAAAGAGGAAGGATGATTACAAAAAGTGCAAGTCGAGGAAAATGCTGGCCACTCATCACGTTCTCGGAATGGACCCGTTTCTGGTTTATGAGAAAGCAGAAggtggtttttcttcctttttgttccatgatttttttgaaaataaaaaaaaaagttgcaaacgTGCTACACAAGATGTCTTAAATTGACGTATGTATGCATGCACATAtggatgtgtgtgtatgtatacgtACGTGTGGATTAAGCAGCTAATAGCACTTATTGAGCTCTCTGGCAGAAAAAATGCTCTTCCCATGCACAATTTTATTTAGTAATACTAAAGAGCTTGGTAGCATTTGTTGTCTTCAAAGCAGTTTGTAAATCTGACCAAGTGGTTAAAATATAGTCTGGTCTAAATGGCTCTCTTGCTGGCATTTCTGCTGCCTGGTGTCACTTAGATCCCGTGCACGGGAAATTGTTGAAGTGGTTTCTGACTTTCAGGGTGCCTCGCTTGTCACAGTGATCCTGATGCCTCTGCAGAGGCAGTAAATGCTGCAGACTTTATCAGAAGTTGTTTATAGAAGTCTGAAATTTGGAATTCAGATGGTTTCAGCCTGGGAAATCAAAAAATGAAGGTACTCAAAATTGGTTTTCCCTATTGGTAGTTTTCATCTTGATTTCAGTGTTTGCAATCCTGACTGGGGGGAGGAAGGATTTTACCAGATCAGGTACCTAGTTTGGTTCTGTAGTTCATCCTAAGATGGCTCTCCTGGTGCTTGTCTCCAGTACCTCCTCTTGGCACAAATCAGTTGTAAAGTGCTTTGGGATCTTCAAGGTACACGGTGGACTGTGGTGTTGTGTATAGCTCATGCTGTTTCATTGTCATTATGCTTCAAATGCAACATCTTCAAAAGACACTTCAAAATAGTCCGTGCCCTGGTATAAAAGCAAGATATCCAGACTGTTCTTTTGCTTTGTCTGGTTGTCCCATATTTCTGAGCAGAAAGCTTGCCCGCATCTTCTCTAACACTAATCTTTTTCAACACACAGCCCTTCATGAGCTCATAGGCTGCTCTACATCCTCAGGAGCAATGCTTGATTTTAAATGTGCTGTATGAACCTAAGGGTAGGTCTTTTAACACTTGATGTTGTTTGGGGAAAATACCGTCTTCATCTATCAATTTCACTGCCTGAAAACATCATCCTGATACAGCAGATCATGTCTAATGGATAGGATTAGGAGCTCCAAACACGTGTTTAGGAATGAAACAGATCCgtgacacacaccccccccccccccccccccccagttatatttaaaattatatccCCGTCCCTCCCAAATATATTTTGAGGGAACAGGAATTtaattatcattttaaaaaatgtgtttcactTATTAATAAAATGCAGCCATCTTTGGGGAAGAGGGCAGTGGCTGTTTAATAGTGCTCCACAACAAGGTATAAATGTTcacaggaggaactggagaggAATGCTTTATCCAGTTAAAACCGCAGGGGAAACTTTTGCGGTCAGTACGTAATTACTCAGGTTGGAAGTTAGCCAGGATACAAGCCATATGTTCTGctcctagggaaaaaaagaataatgatcGGGGctgggaattttgtttttttaatccaaatattAGCTGAAACCTGGTGTCTCTTCAGGCTAGAAAGCACACAGAAATTCTGATCCATCCCAATATGGCCAGTTTGGACCTGGTACTGGTTTTACTGAGTTAAACTTGGGATGCTGTGTTTTATGAAGAAGTCTTTTGGAAACAAAGTTGCATGCATCGATTAAGCAAAAGCTATTTTTTCTGACATCTGACTGTATAGCAGTGTGATGATTTTTATTATTCCCCTAACTAAAACCTGATCTGCTTCCATCATCTAGTACAAGAGTAGTTCTGTTTATGAGAGGGGAGCTGGGGCTTTCCCCCAAAGTGCTGCACTCAGTACAGgaatggttctttttttttttgttctgctgaaaTATGAGTGTTGaaattctgttgcatttcttAGTACGGCTTGGTTCAAAATAATCTCTGTTGGAAAGAACTTTACACATGACTTCATTCAGTAAGAAGTCTATCTGAGTTCAAAGTACAGCGGAGTCACATGGTCCTTGAACAGCCAGAGACTTGACGTTCTTGTGCAGTcctaagattttaaaaataagaagcaaaGGAAGTGACGGCAGAAGCAGAATACTATCCACAACTGCTAATGAATACGTCCACAGAGACAATTTAAACCTGAGCTGTTGTGGCGTAACTTGCCTCCATGCTCCACAGTCTCCAGTTCATTTAACATGTGCGTTTGGGCTATCTAGCGCTGCAGGAACGCTGGCTCACAGCGCAGAGCGGAGCCCTGGTATTTTGCATTCTGCCACCGGGCTGTAAAGATTAGCGAGGATTTAGGTCCTGAATTTGGCACGTTCCCTGCTCGAGCTCCTGTGAAAGTCAGACCTTCAGAAAACTCTTCCATCAGACTTTCCTCGCCTGTCTTGTCCAGCCTCAGACTGTTTTAAATTATCACCTCGCTTCCAGAGATTTTTCAAGAGCTCAACTAATTTTTGTCTGTTTCCCTTTCTCTATCTTTATGcctaaaaatacatctttttcccTTGTCTGTCTATTCAGAGTGGAATTTGAAAACGCCAAGTTCGGTCAGTTTTAAATCTTCTATCTACTGATAAATTTATTATGCCTCTGATAACGAACAGCGTAATGAACAGCAGCTTGCCTTCCTTTACATTGGCATGTAGATCAGCTAATGGTGATCAGGAAAATCAAATGCAGAGCATTCTGCTATACCCAAGCAATCTATAAATTGGAGAACTCAATATGACACCGTGTTTGACTGGCACCGGGCCTTCTGATGTCTGCAAGGTACTACAGAGTTCTGTGCTGTACGCCTGTCTTGTTTATCCCCACCTACTTGCCTGaaaattactgcttttatttattttggcattttttttggcGAAGggcattttcttctgtctttatttgTCTGCTGATTTTTCAGAAGTGAGTAGGGACCCAGCATGTTGATGACCTCTGTTAATTTCTCAGCTGGGTTTGATGGGTTCAAGTGAGTCAATGAGTTCAGAAATCACGCAGATTGGAGCAGGAAGGAGgcagaaagacagcagagctGCCTATGCTTTGTTTCTTTAGGATTTTAGGCTAATAACCCTACAGAAGCagtaagaagaaaagaggagataAAGGCCCATTTTATATCAGTTGAGTCAGAAGCTCTCAGTCTAAATTGCCTTGAAATGCTGAGGAaagctgaaaatataaaaataatggaaactttGCTGAATCTTGTTGCATATACAACAGGCAGTAGAATAAGTGGCTAAGGAAAAGAGTTACAACTAGAAACCGTGTGGTCTTGAATCAGAAGGGCCAGGCAGTCTTAACAGACATCTCTAGCACTCCTTGTACTTCAGTGTTTGCTCCCTCCAGAATCCTTTGCACTAATGATGTtcatttattactgttttttattAGGCAGGTGCTGGTGACCTGGATGTGGCAGCTAAATAGAATTGTGCTGTTGAATTAGACCAAGATTAGCAAAAACAGATATGCAATATGCTCGACTGGCCCGTGAGCCACTTACCCTCTCGTTCATTTAGTTTAAATAGTCTATGTAGATTACTACTCAGTGTGATTATAAAACTGCTGAGGTAAAGGGCCATAACTGATATTCAagggttttattttcaaagtatcATGCTGCTTCTTTTGATGACTTTCACTCCTGGACAGGCAGGCATCCAAAAGAGCCCTTGAGAGCTTTTTCTGAGCTTGGAGACACGTGTTTGAATCTAAGGCTACTTGAGAAGTCGTTGAGTCATGAAAAATGGGAACCTGAAAGCACAAAGGGAAGAAATTATAATCATGTTTATTTCAGATTTGGATTTTGTTTGCTTGAAAGAATTCTAGGCAATGCCCTGATTCTACAAAGTTTAAATTAACAAATGTGAGGGCTCTTGCTAATGTCACTGGGACTGTTTACATGGATAAAGTTAAGCAGATGTGTAAATCTTTGCAGAGTACAGGACTAAAACAGTAACAGCGGCCAAAGATGATTTAGTTACTGTATGAGGGAGGGTCCTAGCTGCTGAGGGTGATGGTTAACATTGTATGAAACTGGTCAAAT
This sequence is a window from Opisthocomus hoazin isolate bOpiHoa1 chromosome 6, bOpiHoa1.hap1, whole genome shotgun sequence. Protein-coding genes within it:
- the LOC142361804 gene encoding putative C->U-editing enzyme APOBEC-4, yielding MNPREKPIFQEYLTNQGTVVKPYCCLRQNHTCASCPYHIRTGEEARVPYAEFQRVFGFPYRSTTTLQSKHLLFYELRSFSGTVVQKGHATDCTEQDNHPESMLFEVGGYLDAVTDVYKNIRCIILYANYSPCNEAYHCCISKIYNFLLKYPEITLCIYFSRLYHTEDGFPTATWNQEALRSLSSLWPRVTLQRLPAGTQHYLLLNFVYGIPGPTLYHPAPPSRTLAGGQNPGQINCLAGTKPCRRKAFPQAMQRKPAVQQNLKAFSSPSPASQQPFQAVKGSLLPPISQSRLVLFPGMFLPFQKEHLYPRPKNIVKHLKMPME